The segment GTAACGCGGTTATGAgaaatttatttgcattaaagaAAATACACACTGAGTCGTCTGATTCGATAAGACAGTTACTTGACACTACGAGTACTTGCTTGAAATCATTGCAGAATATGAGTATTGACACTAGCACATGGGACAccattattgtatttttggttGTTTCCAAGTTGGATCCAGAGTCAACGAAGCAGTGGGAACAATATCTCAATGTTAAGGTCTTTGATGATTTACCGACCTGGGAACAGCTACAAGAGTATTTAGAGTCCCGATTTAGGTCTTTAGAGATGTTGAACCACAACGTAACACGCACGTCACAACCTACGAAGCCTGTAGCGAAAGCTAAAACGTTTCATACTTCAATGCAGAATAAACCAAAAACTAATGAAATGAGTTGTGCGATGTGTCATGAAAACCACTATATTTATCATTGCAAGCAATTTGGGCTCATGACACCAAAAATCAGGCAAGATTTCGTGCAAACACATGGATTGTGTTTTAACTGTCTGTCACCTACCCACTCGGCAGTTAAATGTCGTCAGTCACAAAATTGTAGAAAATGCGGAAGAAGACACCATACCATGCTGCACTTCGAGCGAGAAAATAACCAGAGCGAGCAGGGAGCAGCACGAGCGATTGAGACTGCAATGACGGCGCCACCGGGTGATCAACGACACGAGAGACCGAGCACTTCATCAGGTGACGCACACGTTACTTCAGCGTTTTCGAGAGGAGAGTTGCAACCTAACAGCGTTCTACTGGCAACGGCTAGAGTTAAGGTATTTAATTTAGCTGGTAGTCAACAAATTATTAGAGCTTTACTGGATCAAGGGTCCCAGGCATCTTTTGTTAGTGATGCTACTGTACAATTACTTGGCCTTGTGCGTAAGCCAGTAAGTGGCTGGGTGTCAGGCCTGGGAGATGGTCGTATGAGAATTAAATACACGGTTTCACTACGCGTAAAATCACTTTATGATTCAGCGAGTTCAATTGAGGTACATGCATATGTGTTACATTCTTTAACATCTTTACTCCCAGCAACCAAACTTAAGGTATCTGAGTGGACAGATATTGAGAACCTACCTTTGGCAGATCCTACGTATGCAACACCAGGTAAGATTGATATTCTCCTAGGTGCAGAGGTTTACAGCGAAATATTGATAGACGGAATAGTCAAACAAGCTCAAGGAAGCTTGATTGCACAAAACACAATATTTGGATGGATTTTGTCTGGAAGAGCATTGCGAGAGAGGAAGGAGTTGACAAATGTTATGAGTTTACATGTTCAAATCAAAGAGGATGATCTACTGAGAATGTTTTGGGAAATGGAGAACGAGCCTAACCTAATACAAAGGAAGATGAGTGAGAATGAAAAAGCATGTGAAGATTTTTTCAATGCAACAGCAATGAGAGACGATGAGGGCAGATTTGTGGTACGACTACCTTTTACGTCAGATGATCCTAAGTGTCAATATGGCAATTCGAGAGATATCGCTGCAAAGAGGCTAGAAGCATTAGAGAAAAGACTGCTACGAGATCCGGCACTAAGAGAAGAATACAACAAAGTCTTTGCAGAATACATTAGTTTAAATCACATGAAAGCTGTTGACAAGAATGAATTAGAAGATCCTAAGGCAGTCTATCTTCCACACCATCCTGTGGTGAGAGAGGACAAAGAAACCACCAAACTCAGAATAGTATTTAATGCTTCTAGCAAAGGCACTAATAACGTGTCTCTAAACGATGATCTTCTGGTTGGCCCAAAGCTACAGCAGGATCTGAGGCACATACTTATGAGATGGAGAAACCACAAGGTTTGCGTTGTCGCTGATATTGTTAAAATGTATAGGATGGTTCGTGTAGTGGATGAAAATACAGATTTTCAAAGAATTCTGTGGAGATTCACTGCGAAAAAGCCCGTACAACACTACAAACTACTCCGATTAACATTCGGCACAGCATGCGCGCCATATTTGGCAGTTAAGTCATTGCAAAGGCTTGCagatttagaagaaaaaaaGTATCCATTGGCTGCGGGAATAACAAAGACTGATTTCTATATGGATGACTTAATAACAGGAGCTGAGACTGAATCTGAAGCTTTGAAGATatataatgaaatgaatggGTTAATGAAAGCAGGGGGATTTGAACTCCAAAAATGGAACAGTAACagcaaaacatttttacaaaccATTGGTTTGAGTCATGAGAATACTCAGCAATCGGAGCAGATCAAACTAAACAAATCAATCAAGGTTCTTGGTGTGAGTTGGAGCAGAGAATCTGATAATTTTGAATACACGTTAAACCTCCCTGAAACTAAAGAGCCGATTACTAAAAGACAAGTCCTCTCTGATGTTGCAAAACTGTACGATCCTCTTGGCTGGATCGCTCCGGTTGTTGTTATggctaaaatatttattcaaaagctTTGGCTATCTGGTCTTGAATGGGATGAATGTTTAAATGAGGATTTGCGGAGACAGTGGCTGACATACAAAAGCTTGTTGGAGGATTTAACGCAACTTAAATTACCGAGGTGGTTAAATGTTACACGAGACTCAAAAACTGAACTGCATGTCTTTTCAGACGCGTCAAAGTCTGCTTTTGCAGCAGCTGTATACGCTCGTGTCATAGATGAGTCAAACAAAGTCCATGTACATTTGATCACAGCAAAGACCAAAGTAGCTCCTATAGAAAAGGAAATTTCGATTCCCAGACTTGAGTTGTGTGGTGCCACCTTGGCTGCCAAACTGATCAGCGAAGTTTCACAGGTCATGGAGATACCGAAGGAGAATTTATATGCTTGGTCCGACTCCACCATAGTCTTGGCATGGCTCAAAGGAGGCTCAAGTCGTTGGACTACTTTTGTTAGTAATCGAGTGTCCACGATTCTTAATATTTTGGACTTAGAGCAATGGGGTCATGTTTCTACAGAGTCAAATCCCGCGGACTGTGCCTCACGTGGCTTACAGCCGAAAGATTTGATGGCGCACCCGTTATGGTGGACAGGACCTCAGTGGCTGGCACAGCCAACAATACAGAGGAATGACAAGTTCGTAGAAGACACAGACGAGGAAGTAAGAGTCAAGTCTTTGACTGTTTTATTGAACAATCAGGATCACTTTATTTGGTCAAGATTTTCATCATTAACGAGATTATTAAGAGTCATATCATACTGTAGAAGAATTTTGaacttaaaaatacctaaaactgAAAGAGTGAAGCTAACAAAATGTATAACATTAGAAGAGGCAAATGCAACTTTACTGGCATGTATCAAACAACTTCAAGATCATGAATTTGAGGACGACATAAAACAGTTAAAGACTCGAGGACGCGTACTCAAAAGGAGTAGCCTACGCACTCTTTGTCCTTTTTTTGATGAAAAGGGGATATTAAGAGTTACTGGTCGCATAACAAATTCGGATGCAAGCTATGCTACAAGACATCCAATAATCATGCCTGCTAAGAGTCATCTTACCAAGCTGATAATTCTTGATGCACACCATCAAACATTGCATGGCGGTCCACAATTGATGCATAATTATCTCCGAGCTAAATATTGGATTTTACAGGGTAAGGAACGAGTCAAGAAGATATACAGAGAAtgtgtaatttgtttgcgaTATTCGTCAAAGAAGACAAGTCCATTTATGGGTTTTCTACCTGAAGCTAGACTTAAACCTAGTAAGCCGTTCAAATCTACCGGCGTGGACTATTGCGGTCCTATACAGATCAGATTTTCACCTGGCCGAGGAGCAAAATCATATAAAGGGTACATATGCCTTTTTATTTGCATGGTGACCCGAGCTGTGCACTTAGAAGCTGTAACTGACTTGACTGCGAAAGGATTCATTGCAGCTTTTCGACGTTTCACTTCTCGAAGAGGCCATTGCCAAGATTTATACAGTGACAATGCCACTAATTTTGTGGGAGCGGATAAAGAACTGCAAGAAATGTTCAACAGTGCTAAGTCATCTCTGTCTGATGATATAGCTACTTCACTCATGTTGGAACGTACCAAGTGGCATTTCATACCGCCCCATGCTCCAAATTTTGGGGGTCTGTGGGAGGCAGGGGTGCGTTCTACAAAAACGCATCTGCGTAAAGTGCTTGGAAATAGTACCCTCACCTATGAAGAGTTGGCGACAGTTTTGACGCAAGTGGAAGCTTGTTTGAATTCGAGACCAATAACTTTGCTAAGTGACGATCCAAACGACCCTCTTCCCTTGACGCCAGGCCACTTTCTAGTAGGTGAACCGTTGTTAAATATAGCCGACGAAGACCACTCAATATGTAATATTCCATCTTTGGATAGATGGCGCTTAACGCAAAAAATTGTAAGAGATTTTTGGAATAGATGGTATAAAGAGTATTTGGTCAATCTTAATCAACGGTATAAATGGAACACTAAAGGTTCTGAGCCTgaaattaatgatattgttATTCTAAAGGAAGACAATCTTCCACCCGCTAAATGGGTTTTAGGTAAAATTACTGAAAAACACACTGGACCTGATAATGTAACTCGTGTTGTATCAGTAAAAACTAAGTCCGGAGTGTTTAAGCGTCCACTTTCCAAAATTTGTATAATTACTAAATAGTTTCCTTTGACCTTTGTATTTACATTGCATGCTGTAGGTATCTAGGTACTAAGTTATACAAGTCACCAGTAAAATcaagttttccttgtaaattagTAGTTCCATGTGGTgatcatgagtttttttttacgaaaccaTGGGTTGTTAAGACTTTGTTCATGATGTGTTACGGTGGGCGGCTCTTGTGGGTTAAATTATATAAGATAAACTAGTTAATATCTATAATCGAGCTGACTTCCCTTTGTTTTGCATTGTACTTAACTTCAATTTTTAGTAGAAATTGTTAACTGTTTATAGTCTAAGTCTATTGatgttaacttttttaatttaggaaaaCTTGCTTGTAAGctattttataattacttaagaACTACGTTCTTGGTGGGCGGAATGTTTAGTTAAAACTACACGGTTATGTGTCGAGGGCTATACATACATGCCTACCGGTACTACACATACAGTCCGCttgaagaaatgttttttttattattttagttgctAATAAAGATTCATACCGAGCACACGTTGTCTTAGTTAAAATCCCAACAAGCGAAAAGCAGCCCTATCACTTCaacagctacggaaccctattttgggtgtgcccaacatgctcttggccggttttttaacatatatttttaattttgaatactgTTACTGATTCCAAAATTAACTgccccaaaaatattttcagagtTAAA is part of the Choristoneura fumiferana chromosome 29, NRCan_CFum_1, whole genome shotgun sequence genome and harbors:
- the LOC141444072 gene encoding uncharacterized protein; the protein is MLHFERENNQSEQGAARAIETAMTAPPGDQRHERPSTSSATKLKVSEWTDIENLPLADPTYATPGKIDILLGAEVYSEILIDGIVKQAQGSLIAQNTIFGWILSGRALRERKELTNVMSLHVQIKEDDLLRMFWEMENEPNLIQRKMSENEKACEDFFNATAMRDDEGRFVVRLPFTSDDPKCQYGNSRDIAAKRLEALEKRLLRDPALREEYNKVFAEYISLNHMKAVDKNELEDPKAVYLPHHPVVREDKETTKLRIVFNASSKGTNNVSLNDDLLVGPKLQQDLRHILMRWRNHKVCVVADIVKMYRMVRVVDENTDFQRILWRFTAKKPVQHYKLLRLTFGTACAPYLAVKSLQRLADLEEKKYPLAAGITKTDFYMDDLITGAETESEALKIYNEMNGLMKAGGFELQKWNSNSKTFLQTIGLSHENTQQSEQIKLNKSIKVLGVSWSRESDNFEYTLNLPETKEPITKRQVLSDVAKLYDPLGWIAPVVVMAKIFIQKLWLSGLEWDECLNEDLRRQWLTYKSLLEDLTQLKLPRWLNVTRDSKTELHVFSDASKSAFAAAVYARVIDESNKVHVHLITAKTKVAPIEKEISIPRLELCGATLAAKLISEVSQVMEIPKENLYAWSDSTIVLAWLKGGSSRWTTFVSNRVSTILNILDLEQWGHVSTESNPADCASRGLQPKDLMAHPLWWTGPQWLAQPTIQRNDKFVEDTDEEVRVKSLTVLLNNQDHFIWSRFSSLTRLLRVISYCRRILNLKIPKTERVKLTKCITLEEANATLLACIKQLQDHEFEDDIKQLKTRGRVLKRSSLRTLCPFFDEKGILRVTGRITNSDASYATRHPIIMPAKSHLTKLIILDAHHQTLHGGPQLMHNYLRAKYWILQGKERVKKIYRECVICLRYSSKKTSPFMGFLPEARLKPSKPFKSTGVDYCGPIQIRFSPGRGAKSYKGYICLFICMVTRAVHLEAVTDLTAKGFIAAFRRFTSRRGHCQDLYSDNATNFVGADKELQEMFNSAKSSLSDDIATSLMLERTKWHFIPPHAPNFGGLWEAGVRSTKTHLRKVLGNSTLTYEELATVLTQVEACLNSRPITLLSDDPNDPLPLTPGHFLVGEPLLNIADEDHSICNIPSLDRWRLTQKIVRDFWNRWYKEYLVNLNQRYKWNTKGSEPEINDIVILKEDNLPPAKWVLGKITEKHTGPDNVTRVVSVKTKSGVFKRPLSKICIITK